From the Malus domestica chromosome 17, GDT2T_hap1 genome, one window contains:
- the LOC103417433 gene encoding NADH dehydrogenase [ubiquinone] 1 beta subcomplex subunit 8, mitochondrial produces the protein MAGRLSSVASKIMGGNGVVSRSVASSLRVRAGMGLPVGKHIVPDKPLPVNDELVWDNGTPFPEPCTDRIADTVGKYEALAWLCGGLSCFAGLGLLAVWNDKASKIPFAPKVYPYDNLRVELGGEP, from the coding sequence ATGGCTGGGAGATTGAGCAGTGTGGCTTCCAAGATCATGGGCGGAAACGGTGTCGTCTCACGTTCCGTCGCTTCCTCTCTCCGTGTCCGCGCCGGCATGGGCCTTCCGGTCGGCAAGCACATCGTCCCCGACAAGCCCCTTCCCGTAAACGACGAGCTCGTCTGGGACAACGGCACGCCGTTTCCCGAACCATGCACCGATCGAATCGCCGACACCGTCGGAAAGTACGAAGCTTTGGCTTGGCTCTGTGGGGGCTTGAGCTGCTTTGCTGGACTGGGTTTGTTGGCCGTGTGGAACGACAAGGCGTCCAAGATCCCATTTGCCCCAAAAGTGTACCCCTACGACAACCTGCGAGTGGAGCTCGGCGGAGAACCGTAG
- the LOC103417434 gene encoding F-box/kelch-repeat protein At3g23880-like, producing the protein MAKSFQATRMKRKRKSAACDTQIQIGNMDDQIEEKGPFITDLPKPVFWNILLKLPTRSILICKCVCKTWRARISDPEFANLHFAQAEPCPLLSLLGPTPTRVPRTLYLVEPEDRSGFDLKDCACAATGNACDQSHVHMKLTKYKIPLRNDEEVINNNSDNGNVMPNGNRGTKRKTCIRIPPHHHKYNVVNSCNGLLLLSEPIHNDPAVVCNPVTGEFIDLPESSRPHQNIRIPVECGLGFSSETNEYKVIRIFEAEAGYSFKFAEIHTLGTGSWKSIGEVSETAGNLVSPTYAKGVLYWYESYGYRIRSFDLNTEKFKSVPSPPFPIKQFMYVGMGVLEGCLCLCDSYGDLITVWTLTDSGGKHRWTKVIAIDKDDSGRWPYGVYTAMKYYKSYGLFMFHSQTNSFFYYHPEKPSSYVYLKLCGFKANFQAISHVPSFILLKDILAGKDVEVLNINTRCAGLKLQGETRALSLKEEIAEFESDPFSSDNYCFSDE; encoded by the exons ATGGCTAAATCCTTCCAG GCAACAAGGATGAAGAGGAAAAGAAAATCTGCTGCTTGTGACACCCAAATCCAAATAGGCAACATGGATGATCAAATTGAAGAAAAGGGTCCCTTTATAACAGATCTTCCGAAGCCCGTCTTTTGGAATATTTTACTAAAGTTACCAACCAGGAGCATTCTCATTTGCAAATGTGTTTGCAAGACTTGGCGTGCTCGAATTTCGGACCCTGAATTTGCTAACCTGCACTTTGCACAAGCAGAGCCATGTCCTCTGCTGTCGCTTCTCGGTCCAACTCCAACACGTGTGCCAAGAACCCTTTACTTGGTTGAGCCTGAAGATCGCTCTGGGTTTGATTTGAAGGATTGTGCCTGTGCTGCTACTGGCAATGCTTGTGACCAGTCTCATGTCCACATGAAGCTTACCAAGTACAAGATCCCATTGCGCAACGATGAGGAGGTCATCAATAACAACAGTGATAACGGCAATGTGATGCCTAATGGGAACCGCGGCACCAAAAGGAAGACTTGCATCAGGATACCGCCACATCATCACAAGTACAATGTGGTGAATTCATGTAACGGCCTGCTTCTCTTGTCTGAGCCAATCCACAACGACCCTGCTGTTGTGTGCAATCCAGTAACCGGTGAATTTATAGACCTTCCTGAAAGCTCTAGGCCGCATCAGAATATAAGGATTCCTGTCGAATGTGGATTGGGTTTCAGTTCCGAGACTAATGAATATAAGGTGATACGAATTTTTGAAGCTGAAGCAGGCTATAGCTTTAAATTTGCTGAGATACACACACTTGGAACAGGTTCATGGAAGTCCATTGGTGAAGTTTCTGAAACAGCGGGTAACCTAGTATCCCCTACCTATGCGAAAGGAGTGCTTTATTGGTATGAGTCTTATGGCTATAGAATTCGTTCTTTTGATTTGAACACTGAAAAGTTCAAATCAGTTCCATCACCGCCTTTTCCGATCAAGCAATTTATGTATGTGGGCATGGGAGTTTTGGAAGGTTGTCTTTGCTTGTGTGATTCCTATGGTGATCTTATCACTGTGTGGACACTGACAGATTCTGGTGGAAAACATCGTTGGACGAAGGTGATTGCTATTGATAAAGATGATAGTGGAAGGTGGCCATATGGCGTATATACAGCTATGAAATACTATAAGAGCTATGGTTTGTTTATGTTTCATTCTCAAACAAATTCCTTCTTTTACTATCACCCAGAAAAACCAAGTTCATACGTTTATCTTAAGCTTTGTGGCTTCAAGGCAAATTTTCAAGCAATTAGTCATGTTCCGAGCTTTATTTTACTCAAGGACATTCTGGCAGGGAAGGATGTAGAAGTATTGAATATAAATACAAG GTGTGCAGGGTTGAAGCTGCAAGGAGAGACCAGAGCTCTATCTCTGAAGGAAGAAATTGCCGAATTCGAATCAGACCCTTTTTCGTCGGACAATTACTGTTTTAGCGACGAATGA
- the LOC103405847 gene encoding uncharacterized protein produces the protein MNALGGGGHGGLWGWNYSSPRKPKQQRKRPFDSKSQSSSKSEDATGRAGHWFPLKQAATAGTLALTGDTIAQLTQRWRKAEAENQQDVTHALLSHHDWLRALRMTSYGFLLYGPGSYAWYQYLDHSLPAKTVENLLLKVLLNQIVLGPCVIAVVFAWNNLWQGKLSQLPEKYRIDALPTLLYGFRFWIPVSLLNFWVVPLQARVAFMSVGSIFWNFCLSSTMSK, from the exons ATGAATGCTCTTGGCGGTGGCGGCCATGGCGGCCTCTGGGGTTGGAACTACTCATCACCCAGAAAACCGAAGCAGCAAAGAAAACGCCCATTTGATTCCAAATCCCAGTCTTCCTCCAAATCTGAGGACGCAACCGGAAGAGCAGGTCACTGGTTTCCGTTAAAGCAAGCCGCCACGGCTGGCACACTGGCTCTGACGGGAGATACAATTGCCCAGCTCACACAGCGCTGGAGAAAAGCAGAGGCGGAAAACCAACAG GATGTAACACATGCTCTCCTCTCACACCATGATTGGCTTCGTGCACTGCGGATGACTTCCTATGGGTTTCTTTTGTACGGCCCTGGTTCTTATGCTTGGTACCAGTATCTTGATCATTCTTTGCCTGCGAAAACTGTAGAGAACCTACTGCTGAAG GTTTTGTTGAATCAAATTGTGCTTGGTCCATGTGTGATTGCTGTTGTTTTTGCATGGAACAATTTATGGCAAGGGAAACTCTCACAGCTTCCAGAGAAGTATCGAATAGATGCTCTTCCCACCTTACTTTATG GATTTAGGTTCTGGATACCTGTCAGTTTATTGAATTTCTG GGTGGTACCTCTTCAAGCTCGTGTAGCTTTCATGTCCGTGGGTTCAATTTTCTGGAACTTCTGCTTGTCTTCAACTATGAGCAAGTAG
- the LOC103417435 gene encoding uncharacterized protein: MSRSTNNTYSLPTPPRPYLTYREPFDLYFGNFEDDFGEWASGISGSPLYDFQATQVTRTGASDSRRPFEGTLAVARPLGLAGSAAAPGPRVHILVLGDELARQADPRARQMVGNQWNTAAPGLEADSRLTHNEQKKALQKLKKEIYNPLRRRISQRVNLYYRDIAVKEKEMENDENGKRCPICLDDFEPKQEVMLTPCKHMFHEECIVPWVKSNGRCPVCRFSISE, from the exons ATGAGCAGAAGTACCAACAATACCTATTCTCTTCCTACTCCTCCTCGTCCTTATCTTACCTATCGTGAGCCGTTTGATCTCTACTTCGGGAATTTTGAGGACGATTTTGGTGAATGGGCTTCTGGGATCTCTGGTAGTCCCTTGTATGATTTTCAAGCAACTCAA GTAACCAGAACAGGTGCGTCGGATTCAAGGCGACCATTTGAGGGAACGCTGGCGGTTGCAAGACCTCTTGGCTTAGCAGG TTCAGCAGCAGCACCAGGTCCCCGAGTTCATATTCTGGTCCTTGGCGATGAATTGGCACGACAGGCAGACCCAAGGGCTAGACAGATGGTCGGTAACCAATGGAATACGGCCGCCCCAGGACTTGAAGCAGACTCCAGATTGACCCATAACGAGCAAAAGAAGGCGTTGCAGAAGCTGAAGAAAGAGATATACAATCCTTTACGGAGGAGAATATCGCAGAGAGTGAACTTGTATTACAGAGACATAGCtgtgaaggagaaggaaatggaGAATGATGAAAATGGCAAGAGGTGTCCCATTTGCTTGGATGACTTTGAGCCCAAACAAGAGGTTATGCTCACTCCTTGTAAGCATATGTTTCATGAAGAATGCATTGTGCCTTGGGTGAAGAGCAATGGTCGTTGCCCAGTATGTAGGTTTTCTATATCTGAGTGA
- the LOC103426197 gene encoding ATP-dependent zinc metalloprotease FTSH 2, chloroplastic, whose product MAASSACLVGNGLSTRGTKTNLSKDFCGRHLLHPSALPSLGKVTKTVLTKASLDQRQNEGRRGFLKLLLGNVGIGAPALLGAGNALAADDQGVSSSRMSYSRFLEYLDKGRVTKVDLFENGTIAIVEAVSPELGNRLQRVRVQLPGLSQELLQKFREKNIDFAAHNAQEDSGSLLFNLIGNLAFPLILIGGLFLLSRRSSGGMGGPGGPGFPLQFGQSKAKFQMEPNTGVTFDDVAGVDEAKQDFVEVVEFLKKPERFTAVGARIPKGVLLVGPPGTGKTLLAKAIAGEAGVPFFSISGSEFVEMFVGVGASRVRDLFKKAKENAPCIVFVDEIDAVGRQRGTGIGGGNDEREQTLNQLLTEMDGFEGNTGIIVVAATNRADILDSALLRPGRFDRQVSVDVPDIRGRTEILKVHASNKKFDGTVSLDVVAMRTPGFSGADLANLLNEAAILAGRRGKSAISSKEIDDSIDRIVAGMEGTVMTDGKSKSLVAYHEVGHAICGTLTPGHDAVQKVTLVPRGQARGLTWFIPADDPTLISKQQLFARIVGGLGGRAAEEVIFGEPEVTTGAAGDLQQITGLAKQMVTTFGMSDIGPWSLMDASQSGDVIMRMMARNSMSEKLAEDIDSAIKRLSDEAYEIALTHIRNNREAIDKIVEVLLEKETMTGDEFRAILSEFVEIPVENRVPAAVPTPVAV is encoded by the exons ATGGCAGCATCATCAGCATGCCTTGTGGGGAATGGGTTATCTACCCGCGGTACTAAGACAAATTTGAGCAAGGACTTTTGTGGCAGGCATCTCTTGCACCCTTCAGCTCTTCCATCCTTGGGTAAAGTGACAAAAACAGTTCTCACAAAGGCGTCGCTAGACCAAAGGCAAAACGAGGGAAGAAGAGGCTTTCTGAAGTTGTTGCTTGGGAATGTGGGAATAGGAGCACCAGCTTTACTTGGAGCAGGGAATGCTTTGGCCGCCGATGATCAGGGCGTCTCTTCTTCAAGGATGTCTTATTCCAGGTTCTTGGAGTATCTGGACAAAGGCAGGGTGACTAAAGTTGATTTGTTTGAGAATGGAACCATAGCTATTGTTGAGGCTGTTTCTCCTGAGTTAGGGAACCGATTGCAGCGAGTTCGTGTTCAACTTCCGGGACTAAGCCAAGAGCTCCTCCAGAAGTTCAGGGAAAAGAATATCGACTTTGCTGCACATAATGCTCAAGAAGACTCAGGCTCTCTTTTATTTAACCTGATTGGAAATCTTGCTTTCCCACTAATTTTAATTGGAGGCTTGTTCCTACTCTCAAGGCGTTCATCTGGAGGCATGGGTGGTCCAGGTGGGCCTGGATTTCCTCTACAATTTGGTCAGTCTAAAGCCAAGTTCCAAATGGAACCAAACACCGGAGTGACTTTCGATGATGTTGCTGGGGTAGATGAAGCCAAGCAAGATTTCGTGGAGGTGGTCGAATTCTTAAAGAAGCCTGAGAGGTTCACAGCTGTTGGGGCTCGAATTCCTAAAGGGGTTCTTCTTGTTGGCCCTCCAGGAACCGGAAAGACTCTGCTAGCAAAGGCAATTGCTGGTGAAGCGGGTGTTCCATTTTTCTCCATCTCAGGTTCTGAATTTGTTGAAATGTTTGTTGGTGTTGGTGCTTCCCGAGTTCGTGATCTTTTTAAGAAGGCCAAGGAGAATGCACCTTGCATTGTATTTGTTGATGAAATTGACGCTGTTGGACGGCAAAGAGGAACTGGAATTGGAGGAGGGAACGATGAAAGGGAACAAACCCTTAATCAGCTTTTGACAGAAATGGATGGTTTTGAAGGCAACACTGGTATTATCGTGGTTGCAGCGACTAACAGGGCAGACATTCTTGACTCTGCCTTATTGAGGCCAGGCCGGTTTGACAGGCAGGTGTCTGTTGATGTCCCAGACATACGAGGAAGAACAGAGATCTTAAAGGTTCATGCTAGCAATAAGAAGTTTGATGGAACTGTTTCTCTTGATGTTGTAGCCATGAGAACACCTGGCTTCAGTGGGGCAGATCTCGCAAACCTCCTTAATGAAGCAGCTATATTGGCTGGTCGACGTGGGAAGTCAGCAATTTCATCTAAAGAGATTGATGATTCGATTGATAGAATAGTGGCTGGAATGGAAGGAACAGTAATGACAGATGGAAAGAGTAAAAGTCTGGTGGCATATCACGAAGTTGGGCACGCCATATGTGG GACATTGACTCCAGGGCATGATGCTGTCCAAAAGGTGACATTAGTCCCTCGTGGTCAGGCTCGGGGTCTTACGTGGTTTATTCCTGCAGATGATCCTACCTTGATCTCCAAGCAGCAGTTATTTGCAAGAATTGTTGGCGGGCTTGGTGGTAGAGCTGCAGAGGAAGTGATCTTTGGTGAGCCTGAGGTGACAACAGGTGCAGCTGGTGATTTGCAGCAGATCACTGGTTTGGCCAAACAG ATGGTTACCACCTTCGGAATGTCTGATATTGGACCGTGGTCATTGATGGACGCGTCTCAGAGCGGTGATGTCATTATGAGAATGATGGCAAGGAACTCAATGTCAGAAAAGCTTGCTGAAGACATTGATTCAGCTATTAAGAGATTATCGGATGAAGCATATGAGATTGCGTTGACTCACATAAGAAACAACCGCGAAGCCATTGACAAGATCGTGGAGGTCCTTCTTGAGAAGGAAACAATGACCGGAGATGAATTCCGGGCAATCTTGTCCGAATTCGTTGAAATCCCAGTTGAAAACCGGGTCCCTGCTGCAGTTCCAACACCAGTGGCTGTTTAG
- the LOC103405844 gene encoding pentatricopeptide repeat-containing protein At2g41080 has protein sequence MGKSFFYSLLNTLDIPSPRFLSSATSKVVGDSTIPAAATEQFTNLCSKGHIKQAFEGFKSQIWSDPSLFSHLLKACIPSKSLSLAKQLHSLIVTSGCSADKFVSNHLLNLYSKVGDLDAALTLFGHLPRRNTMSCNILINGYVQKGDLESAQKVFDEMPERNVATWNAMVTGLTQFEFNEEGLSLFSEMHEFGFLPDEYTLGSVLRGCAGLRTLCAGRQVHAYVMKCGFEFNLVVGSSLAHMYMKSGSLVEGEKVITSMPIRSVVAWNTIIAGKAQNGHLEGVLDQYNLMKIAGFRPDKVTFVSVISSCAELATLGQGQQIHAEAIKAGASTVVAVISSLISMYSRCGCLDDSLKAFMESECGDAVMWSSMISAYGFHGRGENAIKLFEEMKQEELETNDVTFLSLLYVCSHCGLKDKGLELFNSMVEKYGLHPKLEHYTCVVDLLGRSGCLEEAEAMIRSMPVKADAIIWKTLLSACKIHKNADMARRIAEEVIRQDPQDSASYVLLSNIHALARRWHDVSEMRKTMRDRKVKKEPGISWLEIKNQIHQFCIGDKSHPQSREIDLYLKELTSELKLHGYVPDIGSVLHDMDNEEKEYNLAHHSEKLAIAFALMNTPEGAPVRVMKNLRVCTDCHVAIKYISLIKNREIIVRDASRFHHFKDGNCSCGDYW, from the coding sequence ATGGGCAAGTCGTTTTTCTACTCCCTACTCAACACCCTGGACATTCCATCCCCACGCTTTCTGTCCTCCGCCACCTCCAAAGTTGTAGGAGACTCGACCATCCCCGCCGCCGCCACAGAACAATTCACAAACCTCTGCTCCAAAGGACACATCAAACAAGCATTTGAGGGGTTCAAATCTCAGATATGGTCAGACCCATCTCTCTTCTCACACCTCCTCAAAGCATGCATCCCCAGCAAGTCCCTCTCTTTAGCAAAACAGCTCCATTCTTTGATTGTCACATCTGGGTGTTCCGCAGACAAGTTCGTATCCAATCACCTCCTCAACTTGTACTCCAAAGTCGGAGACTTGGATGCCGCTTTAACCTTGTTTGGTCATCTCCCCAGGAGAAACACAATGTCTTGCAACATTTTGATCAATGGGTACGTGCAGAAGGGTGATTTGGAAAGTGCCCAgaaggtgtttgatgaaatgcctgAGAGAAATGTGGCTACGTGGAATGCCATGGTCACGGGGTTGACGCAGTTTGAATTTAACGAAGAGGGGCTGAGTCTGTTTTCTGAGATGCACGAGTTCGGGTTTTTACCCGATGAGTACACTTTGGGCAGTGTTCTGAGGGGTTGTGCTGGTTTGAGAACATTGTGTGCCGGGCGTCAGGTTCACGCTTATGTGATGAAATGCGGGTTTGAGTTTAATTTGGTCGTTGGGAGCTCTTTGGCTCATATGTATATGAAGTCGGGTAGCTTGGTGGAAGGAGAAAAAGTGATTACATCGATGCCAATTCGCAGTGTGGTTGCTTGGAATACTATTATTGCGGGAAAAGCTCAAAATGGGCATCTCGAGGGAGTGTTGGATCAGTATAACTTGATGAAAATTGCTGGATTCAGGCCTGATAAGGTCACTTTtgttagtgttattagttcgtGTGCGGAATTGGCAACACTTGGACAGGGTCAGCAAATTCATGCCGAAGCAATTAAAGCTGGGGCTAGCACAGTTGTTGCGGTGATTAGTTCGTTAATTAGCATGTATTCGAGATGTGGGTGTCTTGATGATTCTCTGAAAGCTTTCATGGAAAGTGAATGTGGAGATGCTGTAATGTGGAGTTCTATGATTTCTGCCTATGGGTTTCATGGACGAGGAGAGAACGCCATTAAGCTGTTTGAGGAGATGAAGCAGGAAGAATTGGAGACAAATGATGTTACTTTCTTGAGTTTGCTTTATGTGTGCAGTCATTGCGGGTTGAAGGACAAAGGACTTGAGTTATTCAACTCTATGGTCGAAAAGTATGGACTTCATCCTAAATTAGAACACTATACATGTGTGGTTGACCTGCTTGGCCGATCTGGCTGTTTGGAGGAAGCCGAGGCAATGATACGATCAATGCCTGTCAAAGCAGATGCTATCATTTGGAAAACTTTGTTATCTGCATGTAAAATCCACAAGAACGCAGACATGGCAAGAAGGATTGCTGAAGAAGTTATTAGGCAAGATCCACAGGACTCAGCGTCCTATGTGCTACTCTCGAACATCCATGCTTTAGCTCGAAGGTGGCATGATGTTTCTGAGATGAGAAAAACGATGAGAGATAGAAAGGTCAAGAAGGAGCCAGGTATAAGCTGGctggaaattaaaaatcaaattcacCAGTTCTGCATCGGTGATAAATCGCACCCCCAATCTagagagattgatttgtatCTTAAAGAGCTAACATCAGAGTTGAAGTTGCATGGTTATGTGCCTGATATCGGCTCTGTTTTGCATGATATGGATAACGAGGAGAAAGAATATAACTTGGCACACCATAGTGAGAAGTTGGCAATCGCTTTCGCCTTAATGAACACTCCTGAGGGTGCACCAGTAAGGGTGATGAAGAATTTGCGTGTTTGCACTGATTGTCATGTTGCTATTAAGTACATATCTCTAATAAAAAACCGAGAGATTATTGTACGTGATGCTAgtagatttcatcactttaaaGATGGGAATTGTTCTTGTGGAGATTACTGGTAA